AAGCGCACCGCCTGTTGCGGCGCCCCCTGTTCGACCAGCGCCTGCGCGCCCTCGAACAGCTCGGGCAGCGGCAGGGAACCGTGTTCGGCTTGCCGGAACAGCGCTTCGGCACGAGACGTCGGGTTGGCGTTCACACTCATCCTTTTTTTTAGTCTCTCGAGTGAATGACAGCAGCGTTGTCGGGAAGCGTAATCATACTCCGTCGCGCGTGGCGCCCGGGAGGTTTTGTGGCCGTACAGCAACCATGTGGCGACGGGCAGGCAGCGCCGGATACGGTTAAGATGACACGGTCATCACATCCGTTTCCGCCATCCCATGCTCAAGACGCCTGCCGCCTTCACGCCCCTGATCGATCCGCCGGCGCACGCCGCCGAGCCGCTGACGTTCATCTTCCACCGCGGCCAGGTGCTGCTGCGCAGCGACGACCTGTCCGCGCCCGTCGGCATGCCGCTGCCGGAACTGCCGGCGGCGCGGCTGCACCCGGTCGGGCTGTGGCAGGGCCGCTACTGCCAGGCCGCGTGGGCCGACAGCGCCGAGCAGGCACCGGACGGCCACGCCTGGCATGGCCTGCGCTCCCTGTTCGGCACGCACGACCACGAGTTCCTGGGGCTGGCCGGGCGCGCCAGCCAGATTGCCGACTGGGCCCGCACCCACCGCTATTGCGGCGCGTGCGCCACGCCGATGCAGCGCGCCAGCGGCGAGCGGGCGTACAAGTGCGACGCTTGCGGCCACACG
This is a stretch of genomic DNA from Pseudoduganella chitinolytica. It encodes these proteins:
- the nudC gene encoding NAD(+) diphosphatase, whose protein sequence is MLKTPAAFTPLIDPPAHAAEPLTFIFHRGQVLLRSDDLSAPVGMPLPELPAARLHPVGLWQGRYCQAAWADSAEQAPDGHAWHGLRSLFGTHDHEFLGLAGRASQIADWARTHRYCGACATPMQRASGERAYKCDACGHTAYPQICPAMMVLIRDGDRVLLAKHTRSPPGLFTALAGFVEAGESIEEAVHREVYEEVGLRVHNLRYFSSQSWPFPNSLMVAFTADYLDGTIRVDPSEIEEARWFGPGDPWPETPHTISIASALIAANRPGQG